The DNA sequence ctatgaatAAATATGTTAGCGTTTTCAACTTTTGTgagtacaaatggtagtttattcttaaaattctatatttatccttttgattttaataattttaatatattattataatagaaatttatatttaaatattatatatattaaataaataatttaaattaaatatataaaattataatattttataatatttaaaaaatattaaaatataaatatataaaaatatttatattttattttgttataaaaatattaatataattttataccattataatttttttctcatttttttattcaaataatataaattttttttttattttttttcattcattttttcttaatctaaACTATACACAAATAactctacttttttatttatttttttcttattttttttattttctttctttttgttttcttctctatatcgAAACAAAGCCTAACAGTAAATGTGACTGAAAATAAAAGTATTGATACATGAATGTCAAGGTATTAAAATGTGATTGAATAATGGTATTGGTATAAATAATTTATGAGAAAATTTTAGTGActagtaatttttagtattttttattatttatttattgtatcaaaatttaatttaaaataaaattacaaaaggtTGCAATTTTGATTGgtgaaaattacaaaataaaaaggacACCGTAGTATAGCCAAGCACCACAACTGAGAGTGAGACATTAGAAGTAACGATAAGATAAGAGAGCCtcccaatttttctttttcttccccttcttcttcttcttcttcttcctaatCTCCGTTATCAACACCACCCGATGGAAGCCACAGCCACCGCCGTAATGAGCTTTGCCCTTCCCTCCACCAATTCCAAGACACAAACTTGCCACCTCCTCACACGACCCATTAATCCATTCAGCCTTCCCCCATCCTCCAAAACCCATCTCCGCCTCCCCCGCCCCCACAACCACCGCCTACCCACCATAACCGCCGCCATTTCCCGCACCAAGAAGGAAGCCACCGTCGAAACCGTAAAACAGCAGCTCGAGAATTGCTACCTCCTCGCTGGCATCAACTATAAGGGATTCACCGTGAAGCAGTTCCAGGAGCTCCGAAAATCCCTCCCCGAAACCACGAAGCTCCTCGTCGCGAAGAACACGCTCGTGTACAAGGCGGTGGAGGGCACGCGCTGGGAGACCCTGAAACCCTGCATGAAGGGCATGAACGTGTGGCTCTTCGTCCACACGGAGGAGATCCCTGCTGCCATTAAACCCTACAGAGACTTCCAGAAAGAGAAGAAGCTCGAAGAGAACGATTTCACCGGTGGAGTCTTCGAAGGCAAGTTCTACGGCCCCGATGAGTTCAAAAAGCTTGAGACTTTGCCCACGCGCGCTGAGATTTATGCCAATTTATTGGGATCATTGAAGAGCCCCGCCTCTGCTCTCGTCAGCACTCTTCAGGCTCCGGCCAGGGACGTTGTAATGGTTCTCAAGGCCTATGTCAAGAAGCTCGAAGAAGAGGCTGGTGCCGCCCAATCATAGCATAGGTTAAAGTGTATGTTGATCTTGTTTTGATATTTGATTGTTTAATTGCATTTGAGTTTGAACGTgctctatttatatatataatatatatatgtaaattgattggttaatgtatttttttggtgaacaactaacagaaaaaacaaaagagcagaaaaaaaaaagaaaaaaaattagcgtCTTAACAATAAGAGAGGATAAACCATCTCTGGTGGTTGGTGCCAAAGGTGAATCTCATCAGTTCTGCTATCTCCAGGTCCTATCTTTGCCAACTGATCTGCCACGACATTAGCTTCTCTCGGGATAAGCTCAAAACGAATATCCCAATCCCTTCTTAGCTTCAAGTCAAGATCAGTTGGAACTTACCAACCAGTCACTAGCTCAAAAGCTGCTGCGCAATCTGTCTCACAGACAACAAGCTTAAGACCCGCCTCCCAAGCCCAAGCCAAACTTTTCCATATACTCCACAACTCCATCTTGATGACACTAGATCCAAAGGAATTTCCTGAGCATCCCATTACCCATTGACTGGAGCTATCGCGAATTACCCACCCAAAACCAGCACAATCATCCCCCAAGTTC is a window from the Arachis hypogaea cultivar Tifrunner chromosome 1, arahy.Tifrunner.gnm2.J5K5, whole genome shotgun sequence genome containing:
- the LOC112700746 gene encoding large ribosomal subunit protein uL10c, whose translation is MEATATAVMSFALPSTNSKTQTCHLLTRPINPFSLPPSSKTHLRLPRPHNHRLPTITAAISRTKKEATVETVKQQLENCYLLAGINYKGFTVKQFQELRKSLPETTKLLVAKNTLVYKAVEGTRWETLKPCMKGMNVWLFVHTEEIPAAIKPYRDFQKEKKLEENDFTGGVFEGKFYGPDEFKKLETLPTRAEIYANLLGSLKSPASALVSTLQAPARDVVMVLKAYVKKLEEEAGAAQS